The Pongo abelii isolate AG06213 chromosome 21, NHGRI_mPonAbe1-v2.0_pri, whole genome shotgun sequence genome has a window encoding:
- the LOC129052180 gene encoding uncharacterized protein LOC129052180, which produces MGTSSRELESGDVLDPSRKLRSAFCGRETGDANPRSGPECGCVSAGAAGLRAGEACAWRGVRVAGCGWRCQCASGGAARVGAGGPCEGLECVGDRRFLGPPCGRGAQGTVEGARRLRPREPRSARGGTRRECAGGTRRAVRVCACARRACPAVLKDTSGRQRRGRCPGDVTARPSDNRPVPERSADTRGGSGGGGGRGDSRIGAGPGEQDLGARSVDPVDTRLAAGLRRSGTCLAPFSGFPRPSPPRAAARGAPGSRRAGGNWRRRGRRRERRRRQRLQPGLVITLGAGPGRAGQAASLGLPVFLSTNSSSAFSRARCARRGRARWVVKRDEFSSLSIEIRSFNRIRCALLGRHGQGDGRGRQLRRSSRRPVGAVLRPSEPRGRRPGAHALTTPTPGIRLRDSRAPQLQERPEGRTWGPTLCRGKGRSVGSSESGADWDSTVG; this is translated from the exons ATGGGAACAAGCTCCAGGGAGCTTGAATCCGGAGACGTCCTGGACCCGTCCAGGAAGCTAAGG AGTGCGTTCTGCGGGCGCGAGACAGGAGACGCGAACCCGCGGTCAGGGCCCGAGTGCGGGTGCGTATCTGCGGGTGCCGCTGGGCTGCGTGCCGGCGAGGCGTGCGCGTGGCGAGGCGTGCGCGTGGCGGGGTGTGGCTGGAGGTGTCAATGTGCATCTGGAGGGGCTGCGCGCGTGGGTGCTGGAGGGCCATGTGAGGGGCTGGAGTGTGTGGGAGACAGGCGTTTCCTTGGGCCTCCCTGTGGCCGCGGGGCGCAGGGCACGGTCGAGGGCGCTCGAAGGCTGCGTCCGCGTGAGCCTAGGAGCGCGCGGGGCGGGACGCGGCGCGAATGCGCGGGAGGCACGAGGCGCGCAGtgcgtgtgtgcgcgtgtgcgcgGCGCGCGTGCCCCGCAGTTCTCAAGGACACCTCGGGGAGGCAGCGGCGGGGCCGGTGTCCGGGTGACGTCACCGCGCGCCCCAGTGATAATCGCCCGGTGCCGGAGCGGAGCGCGGATACGCGcggaggcagcggcggcggcggcgggcgcggGGACAGTCGCATCGGGGCCGGGCCGGGCGAGCAGGATCTGGGCGCCCGCAGCGTGGACCCCGTGGACACTCGGCTCGCAGCCGGCCTGCGGCGCTCGGGGACTTGCCTGGCTCCCTTCTCGGGGTTCCCGCGCCCTTCTCCGCCCAGGGCAGCAGCGCGCGGGGCCCCCGGGAGCCGAAGAGCAGGCGGGAACTGGCGGCGGCGCGGGAGGCGCAGGGAGCGGAGGCGGCGGCAGCGGCTCCAGCCGGGACTGGTAATTACGCTCGGGGCCGGGCCGGGGCGAGCCGGGCAAGCGGCCTCTCTGGGTCTCCCCGTCTTTCTCTCCACGAACAGCTCGAGCGCCTTCTCGCGGGCCCGCTGCGCGCGGAGAGGACGAGCTCGCTGGGTTGTAAAAAGAGACGAGTTTTCATCTTTGAGCATCGAGATTCGTTCTTTTAACCGCATTCGGTGCGCGCTCCTGGGTCGGCACGGGCAGGGGGACGGCAGGGGAAGGCAGCTGCGGAGGAGCTCGCGCCGCCCAGTCGGAGCGGTTCTGCGCCCCTCGGAGCCCCGCGGGAGGCGGCCGGGTGCGCACGcgctcaccacccccacccccggaaTCCGTCTCCGCGATTCCCGGGCGCCCCAGCTCCAGGAACGCCCGGAGGGACGCACTTGGGGGCCCACTCTCTGCCGCGGAAAGGGGAGAAGTGTGGGCTCCTCCGAGTCGGGGGCGGACTGGGACAGCACAGTCGGCTGA
- the LOC134760774 gene encoding uncharacterized protein LOC134760774: protein MQPRVLHSGPFPGGGKKSRHQPWGGGRTPKGAEPQALATHRSTGERGWKSASGGIVSGSGTKHRGPVLSGTSICSRCWVWRSQSPGGGAGGTDGCHSEGLPTRDDQSHKRQGDHPRLTQTQGAGPLSASQEGRRGCGPGPIPGTPDSGCRHSLYSVHLRGRNPPPTPWILLPRASPDTKGSLCLGHDHPRDRNTPSRDSSRTHCPMWDRSTGATLPGSKSQWLLATPTSQSSPAVPRSALCCTLLPQRGPLPCSARLLHTALAPLAPCPHPSNLVHRQRPRPASTQAHPRPGPPAKPNLLDSSFPPTSLASP, encoded by the coding sequence ATGCAGCCCAGGGTCCTGCACTCTGGGCCCTTTCCTGGGGGAGGAAAGAAATCCAGACATCAGCCCTGGGGAGGTGGAAGGACCCCAAAAGGGGCTGAGCCCCAGGCACTAGCCACTCACCGATCCACCGGTGAGCGGGGCTGGAAATCGGCCTCCGGCGGGATCGTCTCAGGCTCAGGCACGAAGCACAGAGGCCCCGTCCTAAGTGGAACCTCCATCTGCAGCAGGTGCTGGGTGTGGAGAAGCCAGTCTCccgggggtggggcagggggtacGGATGGCTGTCACTCAGAAGGACTTCCCACCCGGGATGATCAGTCTCACAAACGACAAGGAGACCACCCTAGGCTTACACAGACCCAGGGGGCAGGGCCCCTCAGTGCCTCTCAGGAAGGCAGAAGGGGCTGTGGTCCTGGCCCAATTCCTGGGACTCCTGACTCTGGCTGCAGGCACTCCCTTTACTCTGTGCACTTGCGGGgacgaaacccacctccaactCCATGGATTCTACTGCCCAGGGCTTCCCCAGACACAAAGGGGAGCTTGTGCCTGGGACACGACCACCCCCGGGACAGAAACACCCCCTCGCGGGACTCCTCCAGGACCCACTGTCCTATGTGGGACCGTTCCACAGGTGCTACTCTCCCAGGGAGCAAATCCCAGTGGCTCCTGGCCACACCCACATCCCAAAGCTCTCCGGCTGTCCCTAGGTCTGCACTCTGCTGCACCCTGCTCCCACAGCGGGGCCCACTTCCCTGCTCCGCGAGGCTGCTCCACACAGCCCTGGCACCCCTTGCCCCCTGCCCACACCCCTCCAACCTTGTACACAGGCAGAGGCCCCGCCCAGCCTCCACCCAAGCACACCCCCGGCCTGGTCCACCTGCAAAACCAAACCTGCTGGACTCGTCATTTCCCCCAACCAGCCTGGCTTCTCCATGA